A window of Tursiops truncatus isolate mTurTru1 chromosome 8, mTurTru1.mat.Y, whole genome shotgun sequence contains these coding sequences:
- the MSANTD2 gene encoding myb/SANT-like DNA-binding domain-containing protein 2 isoform X3 gives MEEYSQEDWGNHSQDLHGYPTDQELDEIPVTKRTLKIKQESSEEAQKRDIMQNIIQILESVQLKWELFQSWTDFSRLHLSNKLAIFGIGYNTRWKEDIRYHYAEISSQVPLGKRLREYFNSEKPEGRIIMTRVQKMNWKNVYYKFLEITISEARCLELHMEVDWIPIAHSKPTGGNVVQYLLPGGIPKSPGLYAIGYEECIERPPSPHMERHSLDPGKEGRVDLETLSAQASLQVEIEPTRIIYCYLGIAEVRTLQQCLFLHFQANTKTFSKDWVGINGFLSQNCIVDPGVSPKSIYIKFVEVERDFLSAGSLVECLEKAIGYPLKFNN, from the exons ATGGAGGAGTATTCACAGGAGGACTGGGGAAACCACAGTCAGGATCTCCACGGCTATCCAACAGATCAGGAATTGG atgaaaTACCTGTCACaaagagaacattaaaaataaaacaagagtctTCTGAAGAAGCACA gAAAAGAGACATCATGCAGAATATCATACAGATTTTGGAATCAGTACAGTTGAAATGGGAACTGTTTCAGAGCTGGACAGACTTTTCAAGGCTTCATCTCTCTAATAAACTGGCCATTTTTGGAATTGGTTATAACACCCGTTGGAAAGAGGATATCCGTTACCATTATGCTGAGATCAGCTCCCAGGTGCCCCTTGGCAAGCGACTCCGGGAGTACTTCAATTCTGAGAAGCCTGAGGGACGGATCATCATGACCCGAGTGCAGAAAATGAACTGGAAAAACGTTTACTACAAGTTTTTGGAGATCACTATTAGTGAAGCGCGGTGCCTGGAGCTGCACATGGAAGTTGACTGGATACCCATTGCCCACTCCAAACCAACCGGTGGGAACGTTGTTCAGTATTTATTGCCGGGAGGCATTCCCAAAAGCCCAGGCCTTTATGCCATTGGCTACGAAGAGTGTATTGAGAGGCCCCCCTCACCCCATATGGAGCGACATTCCCTGGACCCAGGAAAGGAGGGCCGGGTTGACTTGGAAACCCTTTCAGCACAAGCCTCACTACAGGTGGAAATAGAACCTACCCGAATTATCTATTGCTACCTCGGGATCGCTGAGGTCAGGACTCTGCAGCAATgcttatttttacatttccaaGCAAATACCAAAACCTTCAGCAAAGATTGGGTCGGTATTAATGGGTTCTTGTCTCAGAACTGTATTGTGGATCCTGGCGTTTCCCCCAAATCCATCTATATCAAATTTGTAGAAGTAGAGAGGGATTTTCTTTCCGCTGGCTCTTTAGTTGAGTGCCTGGAAAAAGCCATTGGCTACCCCTTAAAATTTAACAACTGA